From the genome of Phlebotomus papatasi isolate M1 chromosome 2, Ppap_2.1, whole genome shotgun sequence:
CCTGAATGTGCCCCGGGGCCTACCACAACGACTACGATGTAACGTAGGACGTCATACTCCAAGAAATTTCACCGCCTCCTGTTAATTATCCAATGCGCTGCATCGCTTCTTAAACGATTGACAGACTTTCTTGTTCCTCAGTTTTGGTCACCTCCACCACCAGAAGAAAGACTAGTGGAAGGATCAGTCAATCCTAAGAGATTGTCTAATAGCATCGATTTAGTCTCGAAAAGGCCCTAAATTTGCAATGAGATCTCTTCATTGCTCCCTAATGTTCCCGTTGAAAAGGGAAACACGTACAATTCATAAATGTATTCAGGCAAAATTTTGACTAATTACTGTCTTTTCTGGACGATGTGACGACATCTCTATTAATACCTAAACAGTTTTTTAAAAGTCCCTGTGAATAGCAAAATCTGAAGGATCTTACTCGGAAGAGGGGTAGACCGACGAATCAGGGTGCGTCGCAGAGATTGCAGATGATCTGCACTGGGTTGTGTGAACAGACCATTCTTCCATTTTCTTCAAAACATCCCTAGATGAGACATATTTCACTAATCATTGAGCTGAACCCCACTAACGCTAATACCGCGTTTGTCCGGTCACATGCCCAGAAAGTCACATTTTCACAGCCCAACACTTCAGATGTTATATATCGCTGAGCTGCAGGAACTTCGGTAATTAACTCCTGCCTTGCAGTACGGGAGTTAACGCTTTTTCGTGCTCTCTCAGCTGGAATGTGGATGAACGATGAAGTTACTCGGGTTTTGATCCGTTCAGTTGACCACAATCCTGCGACATTCTTTTTCTCGCGACTCTAGTAATCTAATTTTTATACGCGTGGACTTCATTTGAAACAAAAGTTGCAGTCGCTGCATTGACAGGCCAGCCAGATATCATCAGAATTCTCGAGCAAGAACTGATCAGAAAAGCTTGCTCCAGGGATTAAGTTATACTCGATGAAATCGCGTCTCTCATCAACGTCACTGGCAGGATTCGACATTAACTCCATCAGCTGTCGCATGGTAACAGGGAAAATCAAAAGTGACCTAGCAAGTGCCGATGATTGCGCGAGATGCGGAATTCTCATGTGGAAAAGTCCGCTAGGAGTCGCGATCTTTCCGACTAAATCCAAAATAGTAGAAAAGACGGATGGGACATAAAGAATGGGtctcaaaatttcttcaatcgCGGGATCAATGCTTAAGCGCATGAGGTATCCACCAGGACACGGTTCAGTTGCCTCGCGCTGAGCTAGCACAAGCTTGTACTAAAGCGTGTCCTGAATTTAAAAGACAAGAAGACAAATgactcatttaaaaaaaactatggtACTTATAACaatactatttatatttcttgaaagggtatttcattgtaattcaaatccactttatggttttttttaatcaagCGGTTTCTCTGCGAAATTTCGCACCATCTTCTTTACTCCCCTCATAAGACTCTGAACAAGGTCGTCCCCACGATCTCTGACGACTTTCTTCCACTTTCGTGCGAAGTCCTACAAATCTTTGGCTGGATTAGCCACCTTCTTCaagtctcctttcaaaattcaccagtatttctcaatggggcggacttctggagtgcagggcgggttgaccttcttatctacatatttgagattgttgttggcaaaccattccagggtggctttcgcgtaatgacatgatgccaaatcaggccaaaatagaggagggatgtcatggctttgatacagtggtaaaagtcgtttttggaggcactctttAATGTAGATGTCCACGTTCATCGTCCctgtcatgaaaaattcttcgctTCGATGTTCACAAAAGcagattgccatccaaaccacatATTTCTTCGGGAACTTGTCGTACTCTTTGAACCTGTACTTGCTGGCTACACTCGTACGAGTCTTCGCCGTGTAAAATTGTTGGCCAGGCAACTGAGTGAATTCACCTTTTACGACAGTTTCGTCGTCCATCAAAATACATCCTTGAAAGCCTTTCAAAACTCGATCACTCAGATTTCTCGACCTCGTTTGGGCACTTTGCATCGGCTTGTCCGTGCGATGGGGAGCAGCTTGAGCTTTGTACGTTATTAATCCgttattctctttgattctCTGCACTAAGCTCTTGGAGATACCCAACTTTTTGCCCACATCCCTGACTGAAAGATAAggttgcttctggaaaagcgccAATGCTCTCTTCTCCATCCTCTTGTCTACAGCTCCAGGTTTTCTGCCACGTCCTGGCTTTCGAGCAACAGTTTTAAGTTCCTTGAAGCGTAATATAACCCTTCACACCGTGGATGGACACTTTACGGTGATCCTTGCGATTTCAGAATAGCTCGCTTTTGGATTCTTAAGTAAGGTTAAAgtctgtagtcggccggtttctcaactcggctagtgcgactatttattcaatttacttagatttgttataatatggtcttaccgatttaacattagaagatgtattatattatatataacgtaaatcagtgaaaatttcatagaaattgactataaaacgttaaaaaattgattaaataattcaactggccgagttgagaaaccggctgactagagggtactttaccttacgtgtccacgatcaatttgcgcaggctctccatttttatcacttttctcagccaaaacacagactttttcaatatttttttcagaaatgaaaagctggAGAACATTCTCTTGAAAcgccaaaaaaatcaaaacagaaCTCAATTTCTAttgtgactaacttcatgtcgaaaacttGGGATTTAAATACGGGAcacgctgtagttcttcctattttatcgtgattcttaataattgagtgctttttgtggaattcacaaaggctttgacgcccaaatctatcgataaaccggatgacattttgccccaaaatgcccaattgagagagagactactgtaacaagcaattttattgatttttcaaaatctaatgaatcatttgcccttataattcagttgtaaacaataattttcgaaaaaatcgtgcctgataaagaattagaggagttaagccaccTGGCTAAGTCTTAAGTTAGCAGCCAGTGTTAAAGGAGGTGAATTTGTCATCTGTTATccgaatattggaaaaattgttAGCTATGGGCCCGAATGAGTCCAACAGCCTAAACTTAAAATAGAAGAGGAAAAAGGAGAAATTGTATGAAGATCAGCGAAATGATTGGGATTTTTATAGACCGTCGTCAATTCTACGGAAAGGTCCTCATTTGTCCTATGAAGTTGACGCATTTGTTATAGGgttctaaaagaaattttgggacacttttaaattcaaaatttagcaGTTTCAACCAAAATTACCTCAACGCTGATCCTGaatcattcacaaaaaaaatgcttttttaaggTTCTTGGGCAATGATGAAAGGTTGTGGGCTCTGTAAATTGTAAAGTAAAGGAATAACTGTGGGTAATGAATGTGGTTGCAGATCAAGATGCATTCAGCATTGGGGGTCTGGAAATAGATTTGAAGGAGTTGGCGCTCTTCGAGAAGCACCTCGAAGAGAAGCGTGCCAAAGAGCCTAGCAGAAATAGAACTAATGATACCAATGTGCCAGATGATTTAGatgaatatttagaaaaattgaagattGATGAGAGTCAACGAAAAGAAACCTCCATTGTTGCACAGAGAGATGAGAGAAGGGTTTCATTTCTCTCGGTATTCTTTATCCTGTTGTCCATTCTGTCTCTCGGAAATTTAGTATTTCgtaagaaaatgaattttctgtGGACTTTGCCCACTTTCAACGTCCCTTCTTCACAATTTCTCTTGCAGGATCTGGTGAGAGTGGTGAAGAGGATGAGGATGATGACgaggatgatgatgatgaagatgATGAGGAAAAgtgagttttattttttttttaaatacaaaggaAGGGATTTCGTTGAATTTGAGTTTAATGATCTCTTAATGACACGCAGTGCTGACGATGATGAGGACAATGGGGATGTGTCTCTGTCTGAAGTGTACAATGATGACATTGAGGAAGATAATTCAGATTGGAATGAGGAGAATGAAGAGGGTGGCGAGGAAGGGGACGATGACATTGACTCCGATGAAGACGCCGAGGAAGGTGCTCAGCAACCCAAAGATGGCGAAGATGGAGCAGCAGCACCAGCTGCCGCAGAAGGTAAGATAATTTTAACAACAATAAACTTCTTGATAAATTGAAAAGTGATTGAATTGCTCCATGCAGTTTTCCATGGTGATATAGAACATTCAGGAAGTTTTCGCGAAGGGAATCtcacattttgaatttaatcaatattttcctatatttctttaaaaaaaaaagcaaaaaagctGAGACACTTGAGAAGAACTTCGCTtaacataatttaaataaacGAGACGCAAAATTAATTGTATGGCGATTAGTTTGACTAGCTAGTAGTTCTTGGACATTgcattttttgtagtattttttttatgtaaaaaaacacCCACTCATCCAAACTGGTCTAGTCCCAATGCAAATGTAACAGAGATATTATAACAAATAACATAAAGCTTACAGCCTTCGAAGGGACATTTCCttcgtttagtcctggaggctggaattaacgctaagacggcgatggacccAATGAGGCAAAATGAGTTGAAAATAAATTGGATTGAATTGATTTGAATTAGTAGAACCTAAAAATAATCAAGCTACGATTTTGACTgcattttttatgtaaaataaaatctatTCGTACATTTTATTTACAGAATGtccaattttactttttaaagaGATGGTACAGCGTCCCagatttgcggaatgctcgactcatgagatagagctctcccTGCATTcgtttttcgcatgattttttgGTACTtactattattaatcgtatcgagacactttatttttattaaaatgcaaTCTTTACAACgtgctcgtgttggaagaatctgctgatcgtagatcgcccaggaacgccttcctcgtagtacggatgcttcttccatgttcaCGGAGTTTATTGGGCAAaagcggtgcatttttattacgttatatcatagtaaaaatgtctttttcttgacattcaacaaatatttgcaccgggcgggactcgaactcacaacactgtgagtcaagccggggggatcgatccgcccaagagccaacggtcttgcctattgcgccattgAGATCCCCTTGGtacttactgatctactagagcagacctgtgctcgttaaaagccgtgtaatatcggaaattttgtgttgataattttaatgggaattacagatagccatactgctaacactaatcccgctctttcacggtgccatgataaatatttttgcgccaaaaagatagaacagaaataaaaagtcatatagaaagaaattgtcttcttgatatctttgtcggaagacggatagctgttcactagggtggaatcaccagttctcgccagtgctccacttatcgccacttacattgaaatcgctatttttcgcaatttatgaaataaatgagtcgcaatttttttgtattgtttctgcttctacgcatagaatcgaaaaataataattattcgttttggattcacgattttgatcactttttagagcaatattttaagcaagtgcatcgaatccaacatctcttaccaaatgtactaagtgtcgtcaaattttcatcaggccaaaaatacctatttgggtaaataatttgtctattgaatatttaattgcacttgtggaatacataaaatttgtatttagtcaattaatatttcattttatattatttttatataaaaatgaggcatggcgagaagtggtaatattctggaattgattttaccacctgtcgccatatcttttcaataggcgacgctaacttcacttcgtacattctcagttgtcaaatctgcattgtttactttctgcaaaagccccataatttgatttctcaaataaaagtgaagaaaaatcatttaaagagagtaataataaagtgatcacaaggaaagataaatggtgaatgtattcttttcatagcattgcctaaaataaccgagtgtggttcttttcaagtgggtggcgagaagtggttacaaattttacaaaactggcgaaaagtggtaaaaagtggcgacgaaatggttatttttgcattattaataaaaatcagttttttaagtagtccagcgttatgttctaggattattgttttcacgtatctagagccaatacatctaagtaactttgtgtcaaatttgacttatcttgtaacaaggattcaaaagttatgattaaatgaatttaattttttcctaaacatggctaTAGCctgttattccaccctatataTCCTTTTACtggaatcttgcagaaatacaaagaaattgaaTGCGGAAattacttcaaatggaaagttcttaaatcgcgcgcaattcaactgtgagagagagataaagacacaaataactcacttgataATCGtttggcggcgctgcggttgcaaaaaatctctgaaatgcgacaaaatattttcttctctattttatcctttttgtaggtcgtgtcccttcttgtaatatgtactttcgcattccttattaaccaaaatagtgttatacaaaagggtttttctcaaacctatcctaaATTTTgcgacagctcaaaagaatatcagtcttccagctcaaaatttcatcccagtgtttttgttgtaatattgacaattattcacaattaactcaaataactgtatttaactaaattattaaaagcattttcttgtgaaaatgacttaactctaaggaattaaacaatattcacattaaaaaaaaacctctcattttctctacgtgaattttcgcggcatttcgtagaatgccaacaggcaccaccaaattcacttcgacttttcttttagctcaggcctgtacTAGAGATTAAACTAGTAAACAAATAATCATTTAGAATGCTCTGGAATGAATTACAAGCTTACggataaaaaatgtaaacatgatAAAGATAAATCATTCTAAGATATTTTACTGATTCAACTGATTTCAAGACCAGTTAaactttaactctttaacgacgagaaaGTTTTCGCGAACcgtaaatcagcaataaaaatgaaaccgataaacaaaatcagtaaaaggtcttacatctaacctttgaaaatccaacaaagtctgattttttgtctctatgaacgacaggaacaaaaatagcccaaaaatttaagtcatttttctgacaataccaatgattgataattttcactctaataaaaaatattatgtttgagtattgta
Proteins encoded in this window:
- the LOC129804522 gene encoding acidic leucine-rich nuclear phosphoprotein 32 family member A isoform X1, encoding MEKRIDLEKRGRPASQITELNLDNCRSTNIVGLNEEFVNLKQLSLINVGLTSLKGFPKLPNLKKLELSDNRISNGLNFLEVSPNITHLNLSGNRLNDLDALKPLENFKHLEVLDLFNNEVTVKENYREKTFQMLPSLKYLDGFDSKDMEAPSDADDDEEVNGYANAENYEDQDAFSIGGLEIDLKELALFEKHLEEKRAKEPSRNRTNDTNVPDDLDEYLEKLKIDESQRKETSIVAQRDERRVSFLSVFFILLSILSLGNLVFRSGESGEEDEDDDEDDDDEDDEENADDDEDNGDVSLSEVYNDDIEEDNSDWNEENEEGGEEGDDDIDSDEDAEEGAQQPKDGEDGAAAPAAAEEESPARGKKRKHDG